The window ctttggcatcctgggaggattccatccattcctctgcctgtggtcctgatccgtgccagcctggatctgtgtgttctgcctccagctcccgacggctgctgaccccaggagtccagcctggactttcccagggctgccctgcagcctgggtggtgacgtgagagttgttggggggggggggggaggagcatggtatcaattttcctgtatagttgaatatatttagtaattttttccttttcatcattactgttttattaaagctgtgtagtttagtttccaacccataagtctctctcccttattctctctcctttctttatcagggaggggaggggcattaatagagagcatctgttactcagtttaattgcagggccagtgttaaaccctgacagatttattggtgccCAACGTGGTGCTCGAGTTAATTAGCTCAGTCACGGTTTCACATTGGCCCGGCAATTAAGCCAAATGACACACGTGCAGGTGATTTTCAGCCCCTTTCTGCATAGCAGGGCCAGACTGCTTGTAGTGGTTGCTTTGGAAGACGAATCCCTTAATACTAAatgtcccctctgcctcctccttgtTTCTCTTGCAGAGCACAATGTCCCATGGGATGGAATATCCCTTGGGTGAGTCTGACTCATCACTCAGCAGGCTGTGTCATCTCACAGCCTCTTGTCTGTCCCCAGCCTCCTGGCCTTTGGGAGCGAGGTTGCAGACGCAGCCTTGCTGCTTTGCAAGCCCTACTCCGCTAAAGCCAAAGACTTGATGTGTTATCAGAACTGTTCCAGCTACAACTACACAGCACAGCACTCTGATGGCTGCTATGGGGAATGCTTCTTCCATCCAGGTCAGGCCCAACACAAGTGTGTTAAGAACCAGTGCAAAACCAGAACACCCTCCCAGAACCTCCCTTGAGCAACATCTGTCTGCTGGGCAATATTGGGAAATCATCTGCAAGAGAAAGGATAACACATAGGCAggggctgggatgcagcagaattttaatgagtcaaaagaaggaaacaagttCAGTCTGAGTGGAGGTCACAAGATGGGGGTGGACAAAGGGCAAATGGAATCTGTGCAACACAGCGGTGGCAGAGATCCTGGCAGGTGTCCTTCCATGTGCTCCACAGCgggagcagggccagcaggtCCTCCCTGGTCTGGCTTTGTGTTGCTGAGAGCCCAGGGGAGCCCCAGAGAAGAAGGGCacgggagggaaaggagagagtggATGGAAGAGGGCAAAGGCAGGCACGGGCCGTGCTttggcagagcccaggctggCCTCGCCCTTTGGCAAGGGGGGGTTGCGGTTGCTCAGCACCTTCTGGGTCATGATGAGCCCTGATCAAGGCCATCTCCAGACTTTAGCAGGGCAGGCACCTGCTGCCACAGTAGCCACTGCCAAAGCCCCCAAGGCCATAGCCTCCAAGGCCAAAGCCCCCAAGGCCAAAGCCCCCAGAGTTGATGGGCACTCCCtgagagctgaggatgctgccaacGGCAGCGGAGGTGGAGGAGCCCACGGCGGTGTTCTgcgggaaggagctgaggatgggtccGGGCAGGGTCACCACCACGGGGGAGGGCTGGATGACGACGGAGGagtcctggcactgcctgacacagggctcATTGCAGCTGTTGGCCAGCGGGGTCGGGCCGCAGGGCCGGCATGGCAGACAGCGAGTGTTGCAGGACATGTCCTGGGCTGGAGGTGCACctgggagaaagaggaggggaaagctGAGCAGAAGGGAGGGTGAGAAGGGACATGCCAGCCAACCATGAGGGAGACCCTTACATTAATTCCAAAGGAGACCTGCCAAATGTGACAAAGCCTAGAAGGAACTCCTCCTAGGTAATAGCTCAGGAGACATCTCAACAAAGCCTCAGCCTCTCTCCATGCCACACTGTCTGCACTCATCCTTTTCCCAAGACACACATCCCTATCCCCCAGAGTAGGACAAGTGTACAGCTTTGTGCTGAGAAATCccaaagaaagaaggggaagaggaggtgtaggaaaaggaagacaaaagcgCTCCAAACTCACCTTCTTctcaaggagatggagttgAGTGGGGTGGATGGGAGAGTGAGGAGCAGGGCCCGCTTTTATACTGCTCCTGCACTGCCCCAGGCCCACCGTCACTGCACAGGGACAGTAATTTTCCAGCAGACTCACCTCCACACCAGAAGATCCTCCCCAATGGCTCGGGATGCTTTTTGGATTTCATCAACACTCTTGTTTCATTTCCTCATTCATTTTCCTTCATGCCCGTGACATGAAGGTCATGGAGCCTCTTTCCAAGCACTCAGATGAGAAGCCCAAGTTTTCTCCTGAGAAGGATCATGTCAGGAGAGCCAGATATGCCCCCAGCAGCTGCGAGAAGGCTCTGTACAGACAGAGAAGTTGGGTCTGGGGAAATCTGGTGGTTGGTGTTGTTTTTAACTCTCTCGGAATACATCTAGGAATTACTAGCAAATTCCTCCCTGGCAGCTCATCCCTCCTTCTGCCTCTAGGATGCTGCCTTTTGACGTCACTGCTCTGCCATGACTGGCCAAAGCAGGTCACCTTAAACATCTGTCTGTTTTCATGAGTGCTGGCCTCATTTCATTTCTTGCTCCTGCACCAGGAGGTGACTTAGGTGCTGGTCTTGGACTGCAGGCTTTCTCAGGTGTGGTAGCCAAGGCAGTCCTTGATTCCCATGTTCACAACCACTTTTTCCCTCTGAGGGGCATTTATGCATCACCTGTCTCTTGCCCATGAAAGAATCATAGGATCCtggaggttgggagggacctcttCAGATCCTCTACTCCAAACAACCCCATTCAAAGCCATCACAGCCCTTCAAAGATAGTCATGGCCAGCCAAGTCCCATCAATCTCTCAGTACCTACAAAGATGGAGAAGCCAGAGCCTGACTGTCAGTCCTCAAACAGGGCTTTACCTCCCCTCACACTAACAGAGTGTGTCTTTTTTTATGTCTCATTggactttctcttctttcatctGCGATGCCACCCCCTCTGTTGACAGGAGAGGACTCAGGTGGCTCTGGCTCCATGATCTTCACTCCCACTTTAGCTCTTCCAGCCATTGTGATGAAGTGTGCCCCAGGGACTTCTCTCTTCCAGGGGGAACACCCCCACCTCTCACAGCACCTCCTGCCTCAGGGGCTCCAGTCACTTCCCGGGCTCTGTGGCCCTTTGCTAAACATGCACCAGTCTGGCCGTGCCTCTCTCATTCCATGGAGTCACAGAGCCCGGaactgggcagagcagggatcaGCTTTACAAGCTGGAGACGTGGGCACCTGGGAACCTCATGCGAATCGTGGGTCAGGGCAGTCCCTGGTCTCAGTTCCAGAGGGGAATGAAGGGATTGAGGGCAGCCCTCTGGAGAAGGGCTCAAGgatactggtggatgaaaagctgaacatgagctggCAACCTGTGCTCACGGAGCAGAAAGCCAGACGTGTGCTGGGACACTTTTAGAGCAGAGTGGTCAGGAGGTGGAGGGAGGGGATCCTGCCTCTCTACTCCAGGCTGGTGAGgccccagctggagcagggtgtCCAGCTCTGCGCTCTGAAGCAGAGGGCA of the Calypte anna isolate BGI_N300 chromosome 27, bCalAnn1_v1.p, whole genome shotgun sequence genome contains:
- the LOC115599791 gene encoding feather keratin 1-like: MSCNTRCLPCRPCGPTPLANSCNEPCVRQCQDSSVVIQPSPVVVTLPGPILSSFPQNTAVGSSTSAAVGSILSSQGVPINSGGFGLGGFGLGGYGLGGFGSGYCGSRCLPC